Proteins encoded in a region of the Gammaproteobacteria bacterium genome:
- the rfbB gene encoding dTDP-glucose 4,6-dehydratase: MRTLLVTGAAGFIGANFVKYWMTNYPQDRVVVLDALTYAGNLSNLAPLMESENFHFERGNICDFDLVLKLLRDRQVDTLVHFAAESHVDRSITGPDAFIETNVVGTHSLLKAAKQYWLDEQGTGQHLFHHVSTDEVYGTLGPEDPAFTELTTYAPNSPYAASKAASDHLVRAYHHTFGLRVTTSNCSNNYGPLHFPEKLIPLCLLNILQGKPLPIYGDGQQIRDWLYVDDHSRGIDLIVNKGRVGECYNIGGNNEWANIDTVRLLCKIVDDCFTRDPALGRRFPESPCAGGTPAESLITFVKDRAGHDTRYAIDAGKITSELGYQPREDFDSGMSKTVQWYLDNQPWWQAILDGSYRR; the protein is encoded by the coding sequence ATGAGAACCTTGCTCGTAACAGGCGCCGCCGGATTCATCGGTGCCAACTTCGTCAAATACTGGATGACCAACTACCCTCAGGATCGGGTTGTTGTGCTGGATGCCCTGACCTACGCAGGCAATCTAAGCAACTTGGCCCCTCTTATGGAAAGTGAAAACTTCCACTTCGAAAGAGGCAATATCTGTGATTTCGATCTTGTATTGAAACTGTTGCGCGACAGGCAGGTTGACACGCTGGTCCATTTTGCCGCCGAAAGCCATGTGGACCGCTCAATCACCGGTCCCGACGCTTTTATCGAAACCAATGTGGTGGGCACTCATAGCTTACTCAAGGCAGCGAAGCAATATTGGCTGGACGAGCAGGGCACCGGGCAGCATTTGTTCCATCATGTTTCCACCGACGAAGTGTATGGGACACTTGGCCCTGAAGATCCGGCCTTCACCGAACTCACCACCTACGCTCCGAATTCACCCTATGCCGCCAGTAAGGCAGCCTCTGATCATTTGGTACGCGCCTATCACCATACCTTTGGTCTGCGGGTAACCACCAGCAACTGTTCAAACAACTATGGACCGCTGCATTTTCCTGAGAAGCTGATACCTCTCTGCCTGCTCAATATCCTGCAGGGCAAGCCACTGCCAATCTACGGCGACGGTCAACAGATCCGGGACTGGCTCTACGTGGATGACCACAGCCGTGGTATCGATCTGATCGTCAACAAGGGCAGAGTCGGTGAGTGTTACAACATCGGCGGCAATAACGAATGGGCCAATATCGATACGGTGCGCCTGCTTTGTAAAATTGTCGATGACTGCTTTACCCGGGACCCGGCACTGGGCCGTCGCTTTCCCGAGAGCCCCTGCGCCGGGGGTACCCCGGCAGAGAGTCTTATCACCTTCGTCAAGGATCGGGCCGGCCATGACACACGGTATGCGATTGATGCCGGCAAGATAACTTCCGAACTGGGTTACCAGCCCCGGGAGGATTTCGACTCGGGGATGAGCAAGACCGTGCAATGGTACCTGGACAATCAACCCTGGTGGCAGGCAATTCTTGACGGGAGCTATCGCCGCTAG
- a CDS encoding transposase translates to MSNHYHFLIRAGIQPLGKLMAPVLGGFAGNYNRRHRRSGYVFQNRFKSILCDENSYLLELIRYIHLNPIRAKVVENLSDLSQYPWTGHAGILGRHGQEWHLIEEVLLLFGRSRHKAQQRYVDFMEAGILDSATKNLSGGGLVRSYGGWESICRYRKEHLLCIGDERILGESSFVEQVLEADEIEIELKSRLARDGWNLEKLIAHVCRRSCVRQAELLARSRNGSVSEAKAIICYLGVEKLGLKSRELADRLRISQPAVSKWISKGRESDKENNWSEIFS, encoded by the coding sequence ATGTCCAACCACTATCACTTCCTGATTCGAGCAGGTATCCAACCACTAGGAAAACTGATGGCACCGGTTCTTGGAGGGTTTGCTGGAAACTACAATCGCCGCCATCGTCGAAGCGGTTATGTATTTCAAAATCGATTCAAATCTATACTATGTGACGAAAACAGTTATTTATTAGAGTTGATTCGATATATCCATCTCAACCCTATACGGGCAAAAGTTGTCGAGAACCTTTCAGATCTTAGCCAGTATCCATGGACTGGGCACGCCGGAATTCTCGGTAGACATGGACAGGAATGGCATCTGATTGAAGAGGTATTGCTTCTTTTCGGGAGAAGCCGACACAAAGCTCAACAAAGGTATGTCGACTTTATGGAAGCTGGAATCTTGGATTCGGCTACAAAAAACCTTTCAGGAGGCGGGCTGGTTAGAAGCTATGGTGGCTGGGAGTCAATTTGTCGATATCGGAAAGAACACCTCCTATGTATAGGCGATGAGCGGATACTTGGGGAATCCAGCTTTGTTGAACAGGTGCTAGAAGCTGACGAAATTGAGATCGAACTGAAATCGAGATTAGCCAGGGATGGGTGGAACCTGGAAAAGCTGATTGCCCATGTATGTAGACGAAGTTGTGTCAGGCAGGCAGAACTATTAGCACGCTCTCGTAATGGTTCCGTATCCGAGGCGAAGGCAATAATTTGCTATTTGGGAGTAGAAAAGTTGGGGCTGAAGTCCAGAGAACTTGCTGATCGACTTAGAATCAGTCAACCTGCAGTATCCAAATGGATATCAAAAGGCAGAGAGAGCGACAAAGAGAATAATTGGTCTGAAATATTCAGCTAA
- a CDS encoding c-type cytochrome, which produces MTDLTKVMKTGLAIFAVVFSGSLFADNNQAAPLQLAQLTDGFNAQQTYMASCFACHNSGAGGAPNPNKAEDWPARLEKGMDAVMNNVINGVNAMPAKGLCFNCSNEDLRAIVDYMVATAQGQ; this is translated from the coding sequence GTGACTGATTTAACCAAAGTAATGAAAACTGGGCTGGCGATCTTCGCGGTCGTGTTCAGCGGTTCCCTGTTCGCCGACAACAACCAGGCTGCGCCTCTGCAGCTGGCCCAGTTGACTGACGGCTTCAACGCACAGCAGACATACATGGCATCCTGCTTTGCCTGCCACAACTCTGGCGCCGGCGGTGCCCCTAACCCCAACAAGGCAGAAGATTGGCCTGCCCGACTGGAAAAAGGCATGGATGCGGTCATGAACAACGTGATCAATGGCGTCAACGCCATGCCTGCCAAAGGCCTGTGCTTCAACTGCAGCAATGAAGATCTGCGAGCCATCGTGGATTATATGGTAGCGACAGCCCAGGGTCAGTAA
- a CDS encoding YifB family Mg chelatase-like AAA ATPase, which yields MTAASSYPGAGEARAMQADRGGSTLSLGRVYSRALVGVEAPLVTVETHISNGLPGLAVVGLPETAVRESRERVRSAILNVNLEFPARRITVNLAPAELPKVGGRYDLAIALSILAASGQLPDDRLGQYEFLGELALGGELRGVEGVLASAIQARDSGRQLVVPAANQSEAGLVRGCRAGYANVINDILRLLSEGQSLPVCVPPPDFAEQMGTENPCDLASIRGQRRPKRALQLAAAGGHNLLLKGPPGTGKTLLASALPGILPRLGEEAALQVAALRSVANQPLKLPEFYLPPFRTPHHSASPASLVGGGARALPGEVSLAHHGVLFLDELPEFTGRALEVLREPLEARAITVSRASHRIRYPASFQLVAAMNPCPCGYHGDPSGRCRCTQPRIDAYQSKISGPLLDRIDLVVNVPRLSAIELMGDPAPGPDSASIQQAVVDCRARQLQRAGRLNATLSGPRLERDCRLDKSGKRLLREAMDKLRLSARGYHRVLKLARTIADCENSDTIDAQHLLEALSYR from the coding sequence GTGACCGCGGCATCTTCCTATCCGGGTGCCGGAGAGGCGCGGGCCATGCAAGCTGATCGGGGAGGGTCGACATTGTCTCTGGGAAGAGTTTATTCCCGCGCACTGGTGGGCGTGGAAGCCCCGCTGGTTACGGTGGAAACCCATATCTCCAATGGACTGCCCGGACTGGCTGTGGTCGGCCTGCCGGAAACCGCGGTGCGGGAAAGCCGGGAAAGAGTCCGCAGTGCCATCCTCAATGTCAACCTGGAATTCCCGGCCCGGCGGATCACTGTCAATCTGGCCCCGGCCGAACTGCCCAAGGTAGGTGGGCGCTATGATCTCGCCATTGCCCTCAGTATCCTGGCCGCTTCCGGGCAGTTGCCCGACGACCGGCTGGGCCAGTACGAATTTCTGGGCGAACTGGCGCTTGGCGGTGAACTACGGGGCGTGGAGGGAGTGCTGGCATCCGCTATCCAGGCCCGGGACAGCGGCAGGCAACTGGTGGTTCCCGCTGCCAATCAGAGCGAGGCCGGCCTGGTGCGAGGCTGTCGAGCAGGCTATGCCAATGTAATCAACGATATTCTTCGCCTGCTGAGCGAGGGGCAATCGTTGCCAGTCTGCGTGCCGCCTCCGGACTTCGCCGAGCAGATGGGGACTGAGAACCCCTGTGATCTGGCGAGTATCCGCGGTCAGCGCCGGCCCAAGCGAGCACTGCAACTGGCAGCGGCCGGTGGGCACAATCTGTTGCTCAAAGGCCCGCCCGGCACCGGCAAGACACTGCTCGCCAGTGCACTGCCAGGCATTCTCCCTCGCCTTGGTGAGGAGGCCGCCCTGCAGGTGGCCGCGCTGCGATCAGTCGCCAACCAGCCACTCAAGCTTCCGGAGTTCTATCTGCCGCCGTTCCGGACCCCACACCACAGTGCTTCGCCCGCCAGCCTTGTCGGCGGAGGCGCAAGAGCGCTGCCGGGAGAAGTCAGCCTGGCTCATCACGGCGTCCTGTTCCTGGACGAACTGCCGGAGTTTACCGGCCGGGCGCTGGAAGTATTGCGGGAACCTCTTGAGGCAAGAGCCATAACAGTTTCCCGGGCCAGCCACAGGATACGCTACCCGGCCAGCTTTCAGCTGGTAGCCGCGATGAATCCCTGCCCGTGCGGTTATCATGGCGACCCCTCGGGCCGTTGTCGTTGCACCCAGCCACGCATCGATGCCTACCAGAGCAAGATCTCCGGGCCGCTGCTGGATCGCATCGACCTGGTGGTGAACGTGCCACGCCTGTCCGCTATCGAGTTAATGGGCGACCCGGCACCCGGTCCCGACTCGGCCAGCATTCAACAGGCCGTGGTGGACTGCCGCGCCCGCCAGCTGCAGCGGGCCGGGCGGCTCAATGCCACGCTGTCCGGCCCGCGACTGGAACGGGACTGCCGCCTGGACAAGTCGGGCAAACGCCTGCTGCGCGAGGCCATGGACAAACTGCGTCTTTCCGCCCGCGGCTACCACCGCGTCCTGAAACTGGCCCGCACCATCGCCGACTGTGAGAACAGCGATACCATTGATGCACAGCATTTACTGGAAGCGTTGTCCTATCGGTGA
- a CDS encoding c-type cytochrome, producing MPEPAAAPAVADDFDVAGTYQMRCFACHGTGAAGAPVLGDADAWGERMAKGIETVMANAINGIGAMPARGLCMDCTDEHIEALITYMAEGGQ from the coding sequence ATGCCTGAGCCTGCAGCAGCCCCGGCGGTTGCTGACGATTTTGATGTGGCTGGAACTTACCAGATGCGCTGCTTTGCCTGTCACGGCACGGGTGCCGCCGGAGCCCCGGTATTGGGCGACGCGGATGCCTGGGGCGAGCGTATGGCCAAGGGCATTGAAACCGTAATGGCCAATGCGATTAATGGCATCGGTGCCATGCCTGCGAGGGGTCTGTGCATGGACTGCACGGATGAGCATATTGAAGCATTGATTACTTACATGGCTGAAGGTGGTCAGTAA